In the genome of Ignavibacteriales bacterium, one region contains:
- a CDS encoding CotH kinase family protein translates to MKNFYRLCLYLAALTIISPPVDTFSQSYNESWKIFSDSTIARVDITVDPAAIAYMYQNVESDSEHYAAFRFRNSFIDETVDSIGFRLRGNTSRHSQKKSFKVSFNTFVAGREFYGLDKMNLNGEHNDPSIIRSKICFDHFKGAGITTSRSNHVRVYINEQYYGLYINVEHIDDEFIQKNFADDSGNLWKCLYPADLDYHGSNPVIYQQLNSGGRPVYELTTNQAQNDFSKLARFITILNNTPSGILPDSIESVIEVHEVLKYFAMNILHGSWDDYWSLMNNYYLYHEPAKDIIHFIPYDYDNTFGVDWFNIDWAFANPYNFPKVSDGPRPLAEKLLAVPQYRNLYTHFLQFYNDEVFKLDLWRTRLDDLTDKITTAAIADTFRTKDYNFTVQDFFDSYSETAYNNQHVKKGLKQFVNVRSNSLPSQLSFVTTIPMVYRIDWHPKNPAPGDSIFVIVSAFSNTGLTDVTIQYTPDGGSPQNYAMSFNPVENTKIVDEADRWIGTIPPIGAGQSGKFSIIAKDNLNQTQTYPRKNPIVLRTPAALGNDLVINEFMADNETTIPDPSGEYEDWIELYNPTASPILLTGRYITDKSDNLTKYLFTQLDLYVNPGEHLVIWCDEQQSQPGIHTNFKLSNDGEYIALVETDGVTIIDSISFGVQKADTSFGRSPDASANWAFMGPTPGTANLITNVDEEFIPVGFELSAYPNPFNPSTTIRYSIPETSDITFTIFDILGREVWSTSEQNKTPGTYEFKWNGRNNYGNELSSGVYFLNFQSPQINKSIKMLLMK, encoded by the coding sequence ATGAAAAATTTTTACCGTTTGTGTTTATACTTAGCCGCACTAACAATCATTTCACCCCCTGTAGATACCTTTAGTCAATCATATAATGAAAGCTGGAAAATTTTCAGTGATAGTACTATTGCACGTGTTGATATTACCGTTGATCCTGCAGCAATCGCATATATGTATCAGAACGTAGAGAGTGATTCAGAACATTATGCTGCATTCCGTTTCAGAAATAGTTTCATTGATGAAACTGTTGATTCAATCGGTTTCAGGTTAAGAGGAAATACTTCCCGCCATTCACAAAAAAAATCATTTAAAGTTTCATTCAATACTTTTGTCGCGGGAAGAGAATTTTATGGTCTCGACAAAATGAACCTTAACGGGGAACACAATGACCCGTCAATCATCAGAAGTAAAATATGTTTCGATCATTTTAAAGGAGCAGGGATAACAACAAGCCGTTCAAACCACGTTCGCGTTTATATCAATGAACAGTATTATGGACTTTATATAAATGTTGAACACATCGATGATGAATTCATACAGAAAAACTTTGCAGATGATTCGGGTAATTTGTGGAAGTGTCTCTACCCTGCCGACCTTGACTATCATGGTAGTAATCCGGTTATCTATCAGCAGCTTAACAGCGGCGGAAGACCAGTTTACGAACTAACAACAAACCAGGCGCAGAATGATTTTTCAAAACTGGCGAGATTTATCACGATACTTAATAATACCCCATCAGGTATCCTCCCTGATTCTATTGAGTCGGTTATAGAAGTTCATGAGGTACTAAAATATTTCGCGATGAATATTCTTCATGGGAGCTGGGATGATTACTGGTCATTAATGAATAACTATTATCTGTATCACGAACCCGCAAAAGATATAATTCATTTCATTCCTTACGACTATGATAACACGTTTGGTGTTGACTGGTTTAACATAGATTGGGCATTTGCAAATCCTTATAACTTTCCTAAAGTATCGGATGGACCACGACCGCTTGCTGAAAAGCTGCTCGCCGTACCGCAATACAGGAATCTTTACACGCACTTCCTTCAGTTTTATAATGATGAAGTATTTAAACTTGATTTGTGGAGAACCCGACTGGATGATCTGACTGATAAAATAACTACCGCGGCAATTGCGGATACATTCAGAACAAAAGATTATAATTTTACGGTACAGGATTTTTTTGATTCATACTCAGAAACAGCGTATAACAATCAGCATGTAAAAAAAGGATTAAAACAATTTGTCAATGTGCGAAGTAATTCTCTTCCTTCACAGCTTTCATTTGTAACAACAATTCCAATGGTTTACAGGATTGATTGGCATCCGAAAAATCCGGCACCCGGTGATTCAATTTTTGTAATTGTTTCAGCCTTCAGCAATACGGGTCTTACTGATGTGACGATTCAATATACACCTGACGGAGGTTCCCCCCAGAATTATGCTATGAGTTTCAATCCTGTTGAGAACACAAAAATTGTTGATGAAGCTGACAGATGGATAGGGACTATTCCGCCGATTGGCGCAGGTCAAAGCGGAAAATTTTCTATCATTGCAAAAGATAATTTAAACCAGACTCAGACATATCCACGTAAAAATCCTATCGTCCTTCGTACCCCGGCTGCACTTGGGAATGATCTCGTTATAAATGAATTCATGGCAGACAATGAAACAACCATTCCTGATCCATCGGGTGAATATGAGGACTGGATTGAATTATATAATCCGACTGCATCACCAATACTGTTAACAGGCAGATACATAACAGATAAATCTGATAACCTTACAAAATATTTATTCACGCAACTTGATCTGTATGTAAATCCCGGCGAACATCTTGTTATATGGTGTGATGAACAGCAATCCCAGCCCGGAATTCATACTAATTTTAAATTAAGTAATGATGGTGAATACATTGCGCTCGTGGAAACTGACGGAGTAACAATAATTGATTCAATATCGTTTGGTGTGCAAAAAGCCGATACATCATTCGGTCGTTCACCCGATGCTTCGGCAAACTGGGCATTTATGGGACCAACCCCCGGCACCGCAAATTTAATTACAAATGTTGATGAAGAATTTATTCCAGTTGGATTTGAACTATCGGCATATCCTAATCCATTCAACCCTTCAACTACTATCAGGTATTCAATTCCGGAAACATCTGATATAACATTTACAATATTCGATATACTCGGTCGCGAAGTCTGGAGTACATCAGAACAAAATAAAACTCCGGGCACTTACGAATTTAAATGGAACGGAAGAAATAATTATGGAAATGAATTGAGTTCCGGTGTTTACTTTCTGAATTTTCAATCACCGCAAATAAACAAATCAATTAAAATGTTATTGATGAAATAA
- a CDS encoding DUF4397 domain-containing protein translates to MKKTFLAGVVCLCLTAFVNAQVASGVSRTQFADNWKSLPQQLFDGSSLFFDNFNGDNTVTGLTGRGYVVLNQDGGGTADPFFQGNPTVLTAYEGPTNGYVASNYQGANGFLIDQWLISPPINVTAGDTLSFWHRSPDNNTFDDSIFVRYSTTAGITPAAFDVTWGRYLVSESGWARWTGTFNHTGTIRFAIQYYHTNGGPSGSYSNFIGIDLLEVLSSTAATTARVQVIHNSADVLADSVDVYINGALAINNFAFRTATPFLDLPAGVTLNIGIAPKTSTSVNDTLKNFPVVLTAGEKYTVIANGVLNPALYSANPDGRNTAFTLLIKTMAREVGLGSDVDFFVLHGSTDAPTVDVKAREVGNATLVNDAAYRDITGYLSVPAANYTLDLYLGNGVNYVASFTAPLSGLGGGAAAVFASGFLNPTGNQNGAAFGLFAALPNGTVIQLPAASAPNARVQVIHNSSDVLADSVDVYINGALAINNFAFRTATPFIDLAAGVTLNIGIAPKTSTSVNDTLKNFPVILTANEKYVVIANGVLNPALYAANPDGRNTAFTLFVKPMAREIATGSDVDFFVLHGSTDAPTVDVKAREAGNLTLVNDAAYSDLTAYLSVPPANYTLDLYLANGTTLVNSFIAPLAGLGGGAATVFASGFLNPAANQNGPAFGIFAVLANGTVVQFNTGVVPVELSSFTANIEGNNVTLNWVTSTEVNNRGFEVQRKFADEFVTIGFIEGFGTTSEVRNYSFRDKDLNTGKYVYRLKQIDYDGTFEYSNEVEVNVNVVKEYSLSQNYPNPFNPSTKIIFSLASDSDVSLKIFNVLGQEVASLINGRIAAGEQSVNFNADGLNSGVYFYQIDATGIDGSKFSQTKKMILTK, encoded by the coding sequence ATGAAGAAAACCTTCTTAGCTGGTGTGGTATGTTTATGTTTGACAGCCTTTGTGAACGCTCAGGTTGCTTCAGGTGTTTCCAGGACACAATTTGCGGATAATTGGAAATCACTTCCCCAACAATTGTTTGACGGAAGTTCTCTATTCTTTGATAACTTTAACGGGGATAATACCGTTACAGGGTTAACCGGACGCGGTTATGTTGTACTTAACCAGGATGGCGGCGGAACGGCAGATCCATTTTTTCAGGGGAACCCAACTGTATTAACTGCTTACGAAGGTCCGACCAATGGTTATGTTGCCTCCAACTACCAGGGAGCTAACGGATTTCTTATCGATCAGTGGCTCATATCTCCGCCCATAAATGTTACAGCAGGTGATACTTTAAGTTTCTGGCACAGATCGCCGGATAACAACACATTTGATGATTCGATTTTTGTGCGCTACTCAACAACAGCCGGAATTACTCCCGCGGCATTTGATGTTACCTGGGGAAGATATCTTGTGAGTGAATCAGGATGGGCACGCTGGACAGGAACTTTTAATCATACCGGAACTATCAGATTTGCTATTCAGTATTACCATACTAACGGAGGACCTTCAGGCTCATATTCTAATTTTATAGGAATTGATCTGCTCGAAGTATTAAGCTCAACTGCAGCTACAACAGCAAGGGTACAGGTTATTCATAATTCTGCTGATGTGCTTGCTGACTCGGTTGATGTTTATATAAATGGTGCGCTTGCAATAAATAATTTTGCTTTCAGAACAGCAACTCCTTTCCTCGACCTTCCTGCAGGAGTCACTCTTAATATTGGTATAGCACCTAAAACCAGTACTTCAGTTAATGACACTCTTAAGAATTTTCCAGTAGTTCTGACTGCGGGTGAAAAATATACGGTGATAGCAAATGGAGTTTTAAATCCTGCACTTTATTCTGCAAATCCTGACGGAAGAAATACGGCATTCACACTTCTGATTAAAACTATGGCGAGAGAAGTCGGTTTGGGAAGTGATGTAGATTTCTTTGTACTTCATGGTTCAACAGATGCTCCGACAGTTGATGTTAAAGCAAGGGAAGTAGGTAATGCTACATTGGTAAATGATGCTGCATACAGAGACATAACAGGTTACTTATCTGTTCCGGCTGCGAATTATACTCTTGATTTATATTTAGGTAATGGAGTTAACTATGTTGCTTCGTTCACCGCTCCGCTTTCCGGATTAGGCGGTGGTGCTGCGGCAGTTTTTGCATCAGGGTTTTTGAACCCGACGGGAAATCAAAACGGTGCTGCCTTTGGATTATTTGCTGCATTACCTAACGGCACAGTTATTCAGTTACCGGCGGCTTCGGCTCCAAATGCTAGGGTGCAGGTTATTCATAATTCATCTGATGTGCTTGCGGATTCAGTTGATGTTTATATAAACGGTGCGCTTGCAATAAATAATTTTGCTTTCAGAACTGCAACACCTTTCATTGATTTAGCTGCAGGTGTTACCCTGAATATTGGTATAGCGCCAAAAACCAGTACTTCAGTAAATGATACGTTGAAGAATTTTCCTGTTATTCTGACAGCTAATGAAAAATATGTTGTAATTGCAAACGGTGTTCTTAATCCTGCACTTTATGCGGCTAACCCTGACGGCAGGAATACTGCTTTCACACTTTTTGTAAAACCAATGGCAAGAGAAATTGCAACCGGCAGTGATGTTGATTTCTTTGTTTTGCATGGTTCAACAGATGCACCGACTGTAGATGTTAAGGCGCGTGAAGCAGGCAATCTTACTCTCGTTAATGATGCTGCCTATTCAGATCTAACAGCTTATTTATCAGTACCGCCAGCGAATTACACACTTGATCTATATCTCGCTAATGGAACTACATTAGTCAATTCATTCATTGCTCCGCTAGCAGGGCTTGGCGGTGGTGCTGCAACTGTTTTTGCATCAGGTTTCCTTAATCCGGCGGCTAACCAGAATGGCCCGGCCTTCGGAATATTTGCCGTACTTGCAAATGGTACTGTTGTACAGTTTAACACAGGCGTTGTACCTGTGGAGTTAAGTTCCTTTACTGCTAACATTGAAGGAAATAATGTTACTCTGAACTGGGTAACATCAACAGAAGTAAACAACCGGGGATTTGAAGTACAAAGAAAATTCGCGGATGAGTTTGTAACCATTGGTTTTATTGAGGGTTTTGGAACAACTTCTGAAGTTCGGAATTATTCATTCAGAGATAAAGATTTGAATACTGGGAAATATGTATACAGGTTAAAACAGATTGACTATGATGGAACATTTGAGTATTCAAATGAAGTTGAAGTGAATGTTAATGTTGTGAAGGAATATTCGTTATCACAGAATTATCCAAACCCTTTTAATCCTTCAACAAAAATAATTTTCAGCCTTGCATCGGATTCAGATGTTTCGTTGAAAATATTTAACGTTCTTGGACAGGAAGTAGCATCTCTTATCAATGGTAGAATAGCAGCCGGGGAACAGAGTGTTAACTTTAATGCTGATGGACTTAACAGTGGTGTGTATTTTTATCAGATCGATGCAACAGGAATTGACGGATCAAAATTCTCGCAGACTAAGAAGATGATTCTAACAAAATAA
- a CDS encoding carboxypeptidase regulatory-like domain-containing protein, with protein MRQIKNIINAINPIEIRYTHIIVCLLQLFYSGCEKTIEPDNSFNVQGTVYIKVGAAELPISGAIISINNKVDTTDDQGHFTFSEIPAGEQTIHITHTDYAPKDTVITLTRNLNVKLPMFEVSDYILPNSMGNSWTYLIADSSGTVTDTVYSNVIGKVVGPNQELITQIRYGTRSEMWYDELLSFNNRKIYKHRDAVSLYKVKLCEENLSVGQAWNSQYQNVLFDTVRVEEILDVVGYTETYNDCYRIRHTSYIFSFEIVVDVTDYYLKPGIGFVKIYHFNDIFPFNDPQYYWMKLLSYSIIIVD; from the coding sequence ATGAGGCAGATAAAAAATATTATTAATGCTATCAACCCAATTGAAATCCGTTATACTCATATCATAGTTTGTTTACTTCAACTTTTTTATTCAGGATGTGAAAAAACAATTGAACCGGATAATTCTTTTAATGTCCAAGGTACGGTTTATATAAAAGTTGGTGCTGCTGAACTGCCGATTTCAGGTGCAATTATTTCCATCAATAACAAAGTTGACACAACCGATGATCAGGGGCATTTCACTTTTTCAGAAATACCTGCAGGAGAACAAACTATCCACATAACACATACTGACTATGCCCCCAAAGATACAGTTATAACACTAACCCGGAATCTGAATGTTAAATTGCCAATGTTTGAAGTTTCTGACTATATTCTGCCAAACTCAATGGGTAATAGCTGGACTTATTTAATTGCGGATTCATCAGGAACGGTAACAGATACGGTTTATTCCAATGTAATAGGAAAGGTGGTTGGACCTAATCAAGAATTAATAACACAAATCCGTTACGGAACACGTTCTGAAATGTGGTACGATGAATTGCTTTCATTTAATAACAGAAAAATATATAAACACAGGGATGCTGTAAGTCTCTATAAAGTGAAGTTGTGTGAAGAAAATTTAAGTGTTGGACAAGCATGGAATTCACAATATCAGAATGTTCTGTTTGATACTGTTCGTGTTGAAGAAATTCTTGATGTCGTAGGTTACACTGAAACTTACAATGACTGTTACAGAATCAGGCATACTTCTTATATTTTTAGTTTTGAAATAGTTGTAGATGTTACTGACTACTACTTAAAACCAGGAATAGGGTTTGTAAAGATATATCACTTCAATGATATTTTTCCTTTTAATGACCCACAATATTATTGGATGAAATTGTTATCGTATTCTATAATAATTGTTGATTAG
- a CDS encoding DUF4476 domain-containing protein yields MKIKIILVVILCSVALTAQHKKRDKHNDDRVMSPKVKMTKIISALETLERDFLTKLSYRDYSRSKDLLIEIHDLLLSLPIEDEQYDPVEPMAMNEVDFQQLYNSVKNESYESDQLSIIEISARYNYFSVAQLVRLLELFSYSNGKVEMVRILYPNVIDKYNAHQLINALTYSSDKEKVKAIIDSNP; encoded by the coding sequence ATGAAAATTAAGATAATACTTGTTGTTATTCTCTGTTCAGTTGCTCTTACTGCACAACATAAAAAGCGCGACAAGCATAACGACGATCGCGTTATGTCCCCAAAGGTAAAGATGACAAAGATCATCTCCGCACTTGAAACACTCGAACGGGATTTTCTTACCAAATTAAGTTACCGTGATTATTCAAGAAGTAAAGATTTACTGATCGAAATTCACGACCTGCTTCTCTCCTTACCAATTGAAGATGAACAATACGACCCCGTTGAACCAATGGCTATGAATGAAGTGGACTTTCAACAACTATACAACAGTGTTAAGAATGAATCTTATGAGTCAGATCAGTTATCAATCATAGAAATATCTGCGCGCTACAATTATTTTTCAGTTGCACAATTGGTGCGACTCTTAGAATTATTTTCATACTCAAACGGAAAAGTTGAGATGGTAAGAATTCTCTATCCCAATGTTATTGATAAGTATAACGCGCATCAGCTTATCAATGCCTTAACTTATTCATCAGACAAAGAAAAAGTAAAAGCAATCATTGATTCAAACCCGTAA
- a CDS encoding glycoside hydrolase family 97 protein, translated as MKIFIALIIIMTQLNFTQTISSPDSKLSLSVSLDNNGRLFYEMERSNKNVINKSGLGIELSGLPDLVDGFKITSAETSTFYEEWNPVWGEVNTIVNHYNELKVHLNQTGTERIVIVIFRLFNDGLGFRYEFPSQDSLKYFTVMEEKSQFALTGDHKAWWLPGDYDSQEYTYTTSKLSEVDATKGRNFDDIIVKSITEPNIVQTPLMLKTTDGLYINIHEASLLDYPAYYMVIDQKSFTLTSHLAPDAVGNKAYLQTPCKTPWRTFIVSDKAEDILTSKLILNLNEPTKFEDVSWIKPVKYIGIWWGMHVGTMSWNYANVSNIKLDDTDWSKLTPNGKHGATTENTKKYIDFAAKHNIDGVLVEGWNVGWEDWFGQWKEEVFDFVTPYPDFDVEELQKYAKEKSVKLIMHHETSASVTNYERRMDEAFTFMKKHGYDAVKTGYVGKIIPRGEHHDSQWMIQHYTRVLEKAAKYKISIDSHESVRPTGLHRTYPNWLAAEAARGNEFNAWSSGNPPEHETILAFTRFMGGPMDYTPGIFQMKMDVYDPNKKTEQVHTTLAKQLALYVTLYSPLQMAADLIENYEKYPDAFQFIEDVPVDWSDSKIIDAEPGDHIITARKDKNSDDWYLGAISDEERRSFNIKLDFLSKDKKFVAEIYRDGDKADWLNNPQDYKIEKKNVTNSSTLEIKLAPGGGQAIRFKVVQ; from the coding sequence ATGAAAATCTTCATCGCATTAATTATAATTATGACACAACTAAATTTTACTCAGACAATTTCTTCCCCGGATTCAAAACTCTCACTTTCCGTTTCACTTGATAACAACGGTAGACTTTTTTACGAAATGGAACGCAGCAATAAAAATGTTATAAACAAAAGCGGACTTGGCATTGAACTCTCAGGTTTACCGGATCTTGTTGATGGATTTAAAATTACTTCGGCCGAGACATCAACATTTTACGAGGAATGGAATCCTGTCTGGGGTGAAGTGAATACTATCGTCAATCATTATAATGAATTAAAAGTTCACCTTAATCAAACCGGAACAGAAAGAATTGTAATAGTCATTTTCAGATTGTTCAACGACGGACTTGGCTTCCGGTATGAATTCCCTTCACAGGATAGTCTGAAATACTTTACAGTGATGGAAGAAAAATCCCAATTTGCTTTAACTGGAGATCACAAAGCCTGGTGGCTTCCCGGTGACTATGACAGCCAGGAATACACCTATACAACCTCAAAACTTAGTGAAGTTGATGCGACCAAAGGAAGAAATTTTGATGATATAATTGTAAAGTCTATCACTGAACCGAATATCGTTCAAACACCTTTGATGTTGAAAACTACAGACGGACTTTATATCAACATTCACGAAGCTTCGTTATTAGATTATCCTGCTTACTATATGGTTATCGATCAGAAGAGTTTTACGCTTACATCTCATCTTGCACCGGATGCTGTCGGAAACAAAGCATATTTACAGACACCTTGTAAAACACCGTGGAGAACTTTCATTGTAAGTGATAAAGCTGAAGATATACTTACATCGAAATTAATTCTTAACCTAAATGAACCGACAAAGTTTGAAGATGTAAGCTGGATTAAGCCCGTTAAGTATATCGGTATCTGGTGGGGAATGCACGTTGGTACGATGAGCTGGAATTATGCAAACGTGAGCAACATAAAGTTAGATGATACTGATTGGAGTAAGTTAACTCCTAACGGCAAACACGGCGCAACAACTGAAAACACAAAAAAGTATATCGACTTTGCAGCAAAACATAATATAGACGGAGTTCTTGTTGAAGGCTGGAATGTAGGTTGGGAAGACTGGTTCGGTCAATGGAAGGAAGAAGTTTTTGATTTCGTAACTCCATACCCTGATTTTGATGTTGAAGAACTTCAAAAGTATGCTAAAGAAAAAAGCGTGAAGTTAATTATGCATCACGAAACATCTGCTTCGGTTACAAATTATGAAAGAAGAATGGATGAAGCTTTTACATTCATGAAGAAGCATGGTTATGACGCTGTTAAAACAGGTTACGTTGGAAAAATAATTCCACGCGGTGAGCACCACGATTCACAGTGGATGATACAACATTATACAAGAGTACTTGAAAAAGCCGCGAAGTATAAGATCAGTATTGATTCACATGAATCCGTAAGACCAACAGGATTACACCGCACATACCCAAACTGGCTTGCAGCAGAAGCAGCACGCGGAAATGAATTTAACGCCTGGAGCAGCGGTAATCCGCCAGAACATGAAACAATTCTTGCATTCACAAGATTTATGGGTGGACCAATGGACTACACTCCGGGAATTTTCCAGATGAAGATGGATGTTTATGATCCAAACAAAAAAACTGAACAGGTTCATACAACACTCGCAAAACAGTTGGCGCTTTATGTTACGCTGTACAGCCCGCTTCAAATGGCTGCTGACCTTATAGAGAATTATGAAAAATATCCCGATGCATTTCAGTTCATTGAGGATGTTCCTGTCGATTGGTCTGATTCAAAAATAATTGATGCAGAACCCGGTGATCATATTATCACAGCAAGAAAAGACAAAAACTCTGATGACTGGTATCTTGGTGCAATAAGTGATGAAGAGCGCAGATCATTCAATATCAAACTTGATTTTCTCAGTAAGGATAAAAAGTTCGTCGCAGAAATTTATCGTGATGGCGATAAAGCTGATTGGTTGAATAATCCTCAGGATTATAAAATTGAAAAAAAGAATGTAACAAATTCATCAACACTTGAAATCAAACTTGCACCCGGTGGCGGTCAGGCAATAAGATTTAAAGTAGTTCAATAG